In the genome of Pseudarthrobacter sp. IC2-21, one region contains:
- the ligD gene encoding non-homologous end-joining DNA ligase: protein MASEQTTLTVPGPNGEREMRISSPSRVLWPQLGLTKLDLARYTVAVGEAFIAANGGRPVALQRYSDNVEGDQFFSKNPPKGTPEFVRTVKVTFPSARSHPMLVLDEPAAAVWAVQMNTVVFHPWPSRAENTDNPDQLRIDLDPQPGTDFDDAVPAALGLKEVLGEAGLDCFIKTSGNRGLHVYAPIEPLHEFLEVRHAVIAATRELERRMPGKVTTAWWKEERGEKVFLDYNQANRDRTIAGAYSPRALAHAPVSCPVTWDELESINPKDFTILTVPDRLKTAGDPWADMNANPGTLETLLGWWDRDVKAGLGELPFPPDYPKMPGEPPRVQPSRARKPE from the coding sequence ATGGCGAGCGAACAGACCACCCTCACTGTCCCGGGCCCCAACGGCGAGCGCGAGATGCGCATCTCCAGCCCCAGCCGGGTTCTGTGGCCCCAACTGGGACTGACCAAGCTTGACCTGGCTCGCTACACGGTTGCGGTGGGGGAGGCGTTCATCGCTGCCAACGGCGGCCGGCCCGTTGCCTTGCAGCGGTACTCGGACAACGTTGAAGGCGACCAGTTTTTCTCGAAGAACCCGCCCAAGGGAACCCCGGAGTTCGTCCGCACGGTGAAGGTGACTTTTCCCAGCGCACGTTCGCATCCCATGCTGGTGCTGGACGAGCCTGCCGCCGCCGTCTGGGCCGTCCAAATGAACACGGTGGTGTTCCATCCGTGGCCCTCCCGCGCGGAGAACACAGACAACCCGGACCAGCTCCGCATCGACCTTGACCCCCAGCCGGGCACCGACTTTGACGACGCCGTGCCCGCCGCACTCGGCCTGAAGGAGGTACTGGGGGAGGCAGGCCTGGACTGCTTCATCAAGACCTCCGGCAACCGCGGGCTCCACGTCTACGCGCCCATTGAGCCGCTGCACGAATTCCTGGAGGTCCGGCATGCCGTGATCGCCGCCACCCGGGAGCTGGAACGCCGGATGCCCGGGAAAGTCACCACGGCCTGGTGGAAAGAGGAACGCGGGGAGAAGGTGTTTTTGGACTACAACCAGGCCAACCGGGACCGGACCATCGCCGGCGCGTACAGCCCCCGGGCACTGGCCCACGCCCCGGTTTCCTGCCCTGTCACTTGGGACGAGCTGGAAAGCATCAACCCGAAGGACTTCACCATCCTCACCGTCCCGGACCGGCTGAAAACCGCAGGCGACCCGTGGGCGGACATGAACGCAAACCCCGGCACCCTTGAGACGCTGCTGGGCTGGTGGGACCGGGACGTGAAGGCCGGTCTCGGCGAACTTCCGTTCCCGCCCGACTATCCGAAGATGCCGGGCGAGCCGCCCCGCGTGCAGCCAAGCAGGGCACGCAAACCCGAATAA
- a CDS encoding L-threonylcarbamoyladenylate synthase, whose translation MARYFDVHPHDPQPRAITQAVKMLLDGGLIAYPTDSCYALGAQLGNKDALDRIRAIRKLDAKHHFTLVCKDFAQMGQFVNIGNDVFRSIKAVTPGSYTFILPATKEVPRRLLHPKKKTVGVRIPDNRVVQALLAELGEPILSSTLLLPDEEDPLTQGWEIKERLDHEVDAVIDAGDCGSEPTTVVDFSSGVAEVVRRGAGDPSRFE comes from the coding sequence ATGGCCCGATACTTTGATGTTCATCCCCACGATCCCCAGCCGCGCGCGATCACGCAGGCCGTCAAGATGCTGCTCGACGGCGGGCTGATCGCCTACCCCACGGACTCCTGCTACGCGCTGGGCGCGCAGCTGGGCAACAAGGATGCGCTGGACCGGATCCGGGCCATCCGCAAGCTGGACGCCAAGCACCACTTCACCCTGGTCTGCAAGGATTTCGCCCAAATGGGCCAGTTCGTGAACATCGGCAACGACGTGTTCCGCAGCATCAAGGCCGTCACGCCAGGCAGCTACACGTTCATCCTCCCGGCCACCAAGGAAGTGCCGCGCAGGCTGCTGCATCCCAAGAAAAAGACCGTGGGCGTACGGATCCCGGACAACCGGGTGGTGCAGGCCCTGCTCGCTGAGCTGGGCGAACCGATCCTGTCCAGCACGCTGCTGCTGCCTGACGAAGAGGATCCGCTGACGCAGGGGTGGGAGATCAAGGAGCGGCTGGACCACGAGGTGGATGCCGTGATTGATGCCGGCGACTGCGGATCGGAGCCCACCACGGTGGTGGATTTTTCCAGCGGGGTGGCAGAGGTGGTGCGCCGCGGCGCGGGAGATCCGTCCCGCTTCGAATAG